In Phocoena phocoena chromosome 8, mPhoPho1.1, whole genome shotgun sequence, the following are encoded in one genomic region:
- the TNNT3 gene encoding troponin T, fast skeletal muscle isoform X4 encodes MELQALIDSHFEARKKEEEELVALKERIEKRRAERAEQQRIRAEKERERQNRLAEEKARREEEDAKRKAEDDLKKKKALSSMGVNYSSYLAKADQKRGKKQTAREMKKKVLAERRKPLNIDHLSEEKLTDKAKELWETLYQLETNKFEYAEKLKRQKYEIMNVRARVEMLAKFSKKAGTTAKGKVGGRWK; translated from the exons ATGGAGTTGCAGGCTCTCATCGACAGCCACTTCGAGGCccggaagaaggaggaagaggagctgGTCGCGCTCAAGGAGAGAATC GAGAAGCGCCGTGCGGAGAGAGCTGAACAGCAGAGGATCCGGGCCGAGAAGGAGAGGGAGCGCCAGAACAGGCTGGCG GAGGAGAAAGCCCGGCGGGAGGAAGAGGACGCCAAGAGGAAGGCCGAGGACGACCTGAAGAAGAAGAAGGCCCTGTCCTCCATGGGCGTCAACTACAGCAGCTACCTGGCCAAG GCTGACCAGAAGAGAGGCAAGAAGCAGACGGCCCGGGAGATGAAGAAGAAAGTCCTGGCCGAGCGGCGGAAGCCCCTCAACATCGACCACCTCAGCGAGGAGAAGCTCAC GGACAAGGCCAAGGAGCTCTGGGAAACCCTGTACCAGCTGGAGACCAACAAGTTTGAGTACGCGGAGAAGCTGAAGCGCCAGAAATACGAA ATCATGAACGTCCGGGCCAGAGTGGAGATGCTGGCCAAGTT
- the TNNT3 gene encoding troponin T, fast skeletal muscle isoform X2 has protein sequence MSDEEVEHVEEEAQEEAPPSPAEAHEVHEEVHEVHEPEEKPRLKLTAPKIPEGEKVDFDDIQKKRQNKDLMELQALIDSHFEARKKEEEELVALKERIEKRRAERAEQQRIRAEKERERQNRLAEEKARREEEDAKRKAEDDLKKKKALSSMGVNYSSYLAKADQKRGKKQTAREMKKKVLAERRKPLNIDHLSEEKLTDKAKELWETLYQLETNKFEYAEKLKRQKYEIMNVRARVEMLAKFSKKAGTTAKGKVGGRWK, from the exons TGAACACGTCGAGG AAGAGGCCCAGGAGGAAG CGCCCCCCTCGCCCGCAGAAGCCCATGAGGTCCACGAGGAAG TCCATGAAGTTCATGAACCAG AGGAGAAGCCAAGACTCAA aCTCACTGCTCCTAAGATCCCGGAAGGGGAGAAAGTAGACTTCGAT GACATCCAGAAGAAGCGGCAGAACAAAGACCTCATGGAGTTGCAGGCTCTCATCGACAGCCACTTCGAGGCccggaagaaggaggaagaggagctgGTCGCGCTCAAGGAGAGAATC GAGAAGCGCCGTGCGGAGAGAGCTGAACAGCAGAGGATCCGGGCCGAGAAGGAGAGGGAGCGCCAGAACAGGCTGGCG GAGGAGAAAGCCCGGCGGGAGGAAGAGGACGCCAAGAGGAAGGCCGAGGACGACCTGAAGAAGAAGAAGGCCCTGTCCTCCATGGGCGTCAACTACAGCAGCTACCTGGCCAAG GCTGACCAGAAGAGAGGCAAGAAGCAGACGGCCCGGGAGATGAAGAAGAAAGTCCTGGCCGAGCGGCGGAAGCCCCTCAACATCGACCACCTCAGCGAGGAGAAGCTCAC GGACAAGGCCAAGGAGCTCTGGGAAACCCTGTACCAGCTGGAGACCAACAAGTTTGAGTACGCGGAGAAGCTGAAGCGCCAGAAATACGAA ATCATGAACGTCCGGGCCAGAGTGGAGATGCTGGCCAAGTT